Proteins co-encoded in one Plasmodium coatneyi strain Hackeri chromosome 7, complete sequence genomic window:
- a CDS encoding Prefoldin subunit 4: protein MANIKDAKYDLGLDMTVEDQKKIGKFTNLHFKQSVYEQKIKLMNDSISNIDASIDEVSLAFSPQDVMLGIGDCFFSVDTEYMEKNLEQVKAEEKKNLKKLESEYKNILSEKQQLKTELYAKFGNRIDLN from the exons ATGGCGAACATTAAAGATGCGAAGTATGACCTGGGGTTAGACATGACTGTAGAGgaccagaaaaaaataggaaaattcACCAACCTACATTTTAAACAATCGGTTTACGAACAAAAGATAAAATTAATGAACGATAGTATTTCTAATATTGACGCATCAATAGACGAAGTTTCTTTGGCGTTCTCTCCTCAAGACGTCATGTTGGGCATAG GCGACTGCTTCTTCAGCGTCGACACCGAATACATGGAGAAAAATCTAGAGCAGGTAAAAGccgaggagaagaaaaatttgaagaagttGGAATccgaatataaaaatattctaaGTGAGAAGCAACAATTGAAAACGGAGTTGTATGCAAAATTTGGAAACAGGATTGACCTCAACTGA